The genomic region TTGTAGCTGAACACGTCGTGAGTCACCATGGCGGCCTCCGCCAGCCTATCGTTCCTCATGTATTTTGAGAATAACTCTCCCGGCCCGTGGCATGCCTCACAGGTAACGTTTTCTTCCGCATATTCGCCTGTCTTTTCGTCGTAACCCGTAGTGTGGCACTTCAGACACTTTTTCCGGTAATTTTCGTCACCTTCAACATAATCCTTTGCGTCCACCACCTTTTGCCAGGTCTTGAACTTATTTTTCCATGCTTTAACGTGGCGAGGGTTCAGTAATTTATGACACTTCAAACAGGCAAAGCTGCCCACGTATACCATTTTCTCCCCGGCGGGGTTGTAGTCTCTAAAATCAAACGCCGTCAGGTCGTTTTGGATAGAGAGTTTGGCCATCCTGTCCCATAACGCCAATATCTCCTCGGGTTTGTCCTCCCTTTTCATCATTTCCGCCCTGTTACTAAGCACTCCCTTGTGGGCCTCCGCCTTCGTTCTCAACACCCTGCCCTGCCCTCCATGGCACATCGTGCACCCGTAGACGTTGAAGGGAAAGTAGTCTTTTATGTCAGGGTGCAGTTTGTCAAGCTTGTCTTCGTCTATGTGACAGGTCATGCATCTGTCAACCGGTACGCCTGAAGTGCCTTCCTTCCAGTTTCCATGGCCCTTCAGTATTATCTGTTTTATCTGGTAGTCCGGCCTCTCGAGAAATCCCAGGGACGTCCTCACTATCTTTGCCTTTGCCGGGTCACCCCACTTCGGGTCCTCCAGGACTACCAGTTCTTTTTCCAGGTTGTCCCGCATCTCGACAAGTTCCTTTGCCTGATATTGCTTCCAGATAGGTTCGCCCCATTCTGAGAATATCCATACGGCCGCAACTGCCACGAGACCGCACGAGGCCACAACAAACGCGATAAGCCACGGAAGACTCAGGTTAATTGGAAATGGCAACATGTCTCATCACTTTCATACGTTAAACCAGGGTGTAACAAGTATATACTTGACGTGAAGGGCGTTTTTCAAAAATATCTTCGCCACAACAAAGAGCATTCCCGTCCACAGCGACATGGTTATGACATACCTTATTATTCCCATGCGATAAAAGAATTTCGGGAAAATAATTGCAGGAATGATAACCCCGAGTGCGAAGAACACCATTATGTAGGCTATACCTGCCGGCAGCGGAAAGTCCCACATTATGGTCGATGAGGTCTTTAGAACGTGCTGGTCCTCCCACGGCCAGTAAAAGGCCCACAACGGCCCCCTGAAATACCATCCTACTATTACCAGCAACCACCAGAACGCGAAACCCCCGACGAAAGTACTCATCGCAAACGTCCTCTCCCTCCAGGCGAACCGGCCAATTCCTTTCACCGGATCGGGGTCAAGAAAAGGTGTGAGGTAAAGACCCGCTAAGATGCTGCTTGGGATTATTACCCCCGCCAGATAGGGGTCAAAGTAGGTCAGCAACTCCTGCAGCCCTACAAAGTACCAGGCTGCCTTTATGTGTTCCGGGGTATGAGTGGGGTCTGCCAATTCGAACAGAGGCGCGTTCTTGTAGTACGCCCACACAAAGATGATAATCAGGAAGAAGAGTCCGACGCAGAGTTCCTTCATCACAAAATTGGGAAAGAAGAGCTCGTACCCGGGGGGCCTTTCGTATATATCCCTCGAGGTGAGGGCCTCACCCTTAACGACGGTCATTACCCGGTATCGCTCTTCTCCGGTATGCGGTCCAGAAGACACTGTTGCTTATACCTCCTGTAAGTTAACTCATCCAGCAAGCCTTATTGTCACGTCTACAAAATCACAAACCAAGGTCTTACAGGGGACCGGACATCCCGCCAGCCTTGTGTATATTAAAGAAATGAAGACCCATCAACCCGGCCATCGCCCCGGGTATGGCCACACAGTGGGCGAAGAAGAAACGCGTCAGAGACGCCTGTTCCAGCATCGTACCGCCTAATAAGACGTAATGGATGTCCTTGTCCGGAGGCAGGATGCTGAACGGGCCCTTGGCC from Candidatus Bathyanammoxibius amoris harbors:
- a CDS encoding cytochrome c family protein, translating into MLPFPINLSLPWLIAFVVASCGLVAVAAVWIFSEWGEPIWKQYQAKELVEMRDNLEKELVVLEDPKWGDPAKAKIVRTSLGFLERPDYQIKQIILKGHGNWKEGTSGVPVDRCMTCHIDEDKLDKLHPDIKDYFPFNVYGCTMCHGGQGRVLRTKAEAHKGVLSNRAEMMKREDKPEEILALWDRMAKLSIQNDLTAFDFRDYNPAGEKMVYVGSFACLKCHKLLNPRHVKAWKNKFKTWQKVVDAKDYVEGDENYRKKCLKCHTTGYDEKTGEYAEENVTCEACHGPGELFSKYMRNDRLAEAAMVTHDVFSYKVCGRCHVPRRHDMREAMLVAAKEDDFSDWLVSTFDTKSDDIYAGISGESEDSVLEGLSRLKDVGNELDMMLEEMRDLLSEQERSIQTVEEVELDEEGSPRPFRAGLELHEPLGTDSQEVQAETSEKLFVSKEAS